In a genomic window of Leptolyngbya sp. SIO1E4:
- a CDS encoding DUF393 domain-containing protein: MTSSSTRDRTPLPDTTPSSQRWKIKLLYDGACPLCLHEVNFLRKKDAGRGLVSFVDIAEDDYTPAEHGGVAFATAMGRIHAVLPDGTVIKNVEVFRRIYSILGIGWIYAPTRWPVLGPIVDKLYDIWADWRLKITGRPDLETLVAQRQQRLTCDVAGRCRPVEKD; this comes from the coding sequence ATGACATCCTCTTCTACCCGCGATCGCACCCCTCTGCCAGACACCACACCGTCTTCCCAACGCTGGAAAATTAAGCTGCTTTACGATGGCGCCTGCCCCCTCTGCCTGCACGAAGTGAACTTTTTGAGAAAGAAGGATGCAGGCCGTGGGCTGGTCAGCTTTGTGGATATTGCTGAGGATGACTATACCCCGGCTGAGCATGGTGGTGTAGCGTTTGCCACAGCGATGGGACGTATCCACGCCGTTTTACCGGATGGCACCGTCATTAAGAATGTAGAGGTCTTCCGGCGGATTTATAGCATCCTCGGTATTGGGTGGATTTATGCCCCCACTAGATGGCCCGTGCTAGGCCCTATTGTTGATAAGCTATACGACATTTGGGCCGACTGGCGGCTCAAAATTACTGGACGCCCAGATCTTGAAACGTTGGTTGCCCAGCGCCAGCAGCGATTAACCTGCGATGTGGCAGGGCGTTGTCGCCCCGTTGAGAAGGATTAG